A single window of Streptomyces xanthii DNA harbors:
- a CDS encoding sensor histidine kinase, with protein sequence MTSLVRWARTHPLALDAIVALGVLFAMVAGSFVDPHGPEGTYAWGARTPDALSLALMVLGAAALVFRRVAPMYVLAATATVSVVELVTGEPRAPVVMSAVVALYTVAATTDRPTTWRVGFATMALLTGIAMFVGPLPWYAQENLGIFAWTGMAAAAGDAVRSRRAFVDAIRERAERAERTREEEARRRVAEERLRIARDLHDVVAHHIALVNVQAGVAAHVMDKRPDQAKEALSHVRTASRSALDELRATVGLLRQSGDPEAPTEPAPGLDRLDDLVGTFRNAGLPVEVARAKDAPTLPAAVDLAAFRVVQEALTNVHKHAGPDARAEVSVVHVGPNVEITVLDNGPEATPGRSVPEEGGGHGLLGMRERVSALGGTLSAGPRYGGGFRVHAILPVKARTTGAVSPTTNSGDTGA encoded by the coding sequence GTGACCTCGCTCGTACGGTGGGCCAGGACCCATCCCCTGGCCCTGGACGCGATCGTCGCCCTCGGCGTCCTGTTCGCGATGGTGGCGGGCTCCTTCGTCGACCCCCACGGTCCGGAGGGCACCTACGCCTGGGGCGCCCGCACCCCCGACGCCCTCAGCCTCGCGCTCATGGTGCTCGGCGCCGCCGCCCTGGTCTTCCGCCGCGTCGCCCCCATGTACGTCCTCGCGGCGACCGCCACCGTCTCCGTCGTCGAACTCGTCACCGGGGAGCCGCGCGCCCCCGTCGTCATGTCGGCCGTCGTCGCCCTCTACACCGTCGCCGCGACCACCGACCGGCCCACCACCTGGCGGGTCGGCTTCGCCACGATGGCCCTGCTCACCGGCATCGCCATGTTCGTCGGCCCGCTGCCCTGGTACGCGCAGGAGAACCTCGGGATCTTCGCCTGGACCGGTATGGCCGCCGCGGCCGGCGACGCCGTCCGCTCCCGGCGCGCCTTCGTCGACGCCATCCGCGAACGCGCCGAACGGGCCGAGCGCACCCGCGAGGAGGAGGCCAGGCGCCGAGTCGCCGAGGAACGGCTGCGCATCGCCCGCGACCTCCACGACGTCGTCGCCCACCACATCGCGCTCGTCAACGTGCAGGCCGGCGTCGCCGCCCACGTCATGGACAAGCGCCCCGACCAGGCGAAGGAGGCGCTCTCGCACGTCCGTACCGCCAGCCGCTCCGCCCTCGACGAACTCCGCGCCACCGTCGGCCTGCTGCGCCAGTCCGGAGACCCCGAGGCGCCCACCGAACCGGCCCCCGGACTCGACCGGCTCGACGACCTCGTCGGCACGTTCCGCAACGCGGGCCTGCCCGTCGAGGTGGCCCGCGCGAAGGACGCCCCCACGCTGCCCGCCGCCGTCGACCTCGCCGCCTTCCGCGTCGTCCAGGAAGCCCTCACCAACGTCCACAAGCACGCGGGCCCCGACGCGAGAGCCGAGGTCAGCGTCGTGCACGTCGGCCCGAACGTCGAGATCACCGTCCTCGACAACGGACCCGAGGCCACCCCCGGCCGGTCCGTCCCCGAGGAGGGCGGCGGCCACGGACTGCTCGGCATGCGCGAGCGGGTCTCCGCCCTCGGCGGCACCCTCAGTGCCGGACCGCGCTACGGCGGCGGATTCCGCGTGCATGCGATCCTTCCCGTCAAGGCCCGCACCACCGGGGCCGTTTCGCCCACCACGAATTCAGGGGACACCGGCGCATGA
- a CDS encoding response regulator, with amino-acid sequence MTIRVLLADDQALLRSAFRVLVDSEADMEVVGEASDGAEAVALAQEHLPDVVLMDIRMPGTDGLAATRAISADPALAQVRVVMLTTFEVDEYVVQSLRAGASGFLGKGAEPEELLGAVRVAAAGDALLSPAATKGLIAKFLAQGEGFDEDGRTGGAHAERLAALTGREREVLVLVAGGHSNDEIAERLEVSPLTVKTHVNRAMAKLGARDRAQLVVIAYESGLVRPRVE; translated from the coding sequence ATGACGATCCGGGTACTGCTCGCCGACGACCAGGCCCTGCTGCGCAGCGCCTTCCGCGTCCTCGTCGACTCCGAGGCCGACATGGAGGTCGTCGGCGAGGCCTCCGACGGCGCCGAGGCCGTCGCCCTCGCCCAGGAACACCTCCCCGACGTCGTCCTCATGGACATCCGGATGCCCGGCACCGACGGCCTCGCCGCCACCCGCGCCATCAGCGCCGACCCCGCGCTCGCCCAGGTCCGCGTCGTCATGCTGACCACCTTCGAGGTCGACGAGTACGTCGTGCAGTCGCTGCGGGCGGGCGCCTCCGGCTTCCTCGGCAAGGGCGCCGAACCCGAGGAACTGCTGGGCGCGGTGCGCGTCGCGGCGGCGGGCGACGCGCTGCTGTCACCGGCCGCGACCAAGGGCCTCATCGCCAAGTTCCTCGCCCAGGGCGAGGGGTTCGACGAGGACGGCCGCACCGGCGGCGCCCACGCCGAGCGGCTCGCCGCGCTCACCGGACGCGAGCGCGAGGTGCTCGTCCTCGTCGCCGGCGGCCACTCCAACGACGAGATCGCCGAACGCCTCGAGGTCAGCCCGCTCACCGTCAAGACCCATGTGAACCGGGCGATGGCCAAGCTCGGCGCCCGCGACCGCGCCCAACTCGTCGTCATCGCGTACGAATCGGGCCTGGTCCGTCCAAGGGTGGAGTGA